CGTCCCCACACCTGGGTGCATTTCCCTCCTCACTCTCACCTGTAAGTTGACACTTTGTATGTGCGTTACCTGGTGGCCACGTTGTCCATCCTGCTACGGGAGCTCAGATCAGCTCGTGTCAGGGAGGAACGCGAGGATTTAACAAGGCGGGCCGGTGCCCTCGCGTCCACGTGCACGTGCGGCTTTTCTCATTTTGTACTAGGGGTGCGTGTTTATTGTTTTCATCTACGGTGTACTGTAAGTCTCCTGTGTCTTAATTGCTTACTCTTATCTTTAGGGCCTGACACATAACAGATGTGGAATGAGTGAATTAAACAAGTGTTGATAGATATGGAGTTTTTCAGAGATGGGAGGTCCATGTATAGAGCCTGCAGGTCAGTTAGGTTGCTGAATTCCCCACCTTCATGCAAGGAATTCatcatctttttgtgtgtttacaGAATGGTTTATTGTAATTTCTTAGGAAGTTAGTCTTGACAAAGCAGATTTGTATGCTTTTTGGCTTAAGGAGCAGATAAATGACTCCTTGAGTCACATCCTTCATTCGGGAAACCATAATGCACGTCTGTTATGTTCTGGACCTGGTGCTAGACACTGGGAACGCTGAGGTGACGTGGGCTGTGGTCACCCCTGGTGGGGTCTTGTGTGGCGGTTGCCCCCATAACAGGGCCGTGGTGGAGTCCGTGCTGCTGGAGGGACCTGGACGCGGAGCTCATGCTGGAAGGAGGCCGGGCGGAGGCCGGGCGGGAGCGTCTCCAGCTAGCGGGTGTCCCGGCCGAGCGTGGGGAGGGGTGCGTTGTGTCAGGTGGAGGAGCTGTTTATACAGAGGTGTAGGACTCAGGGCGAACCTGTCGCTGGGGAGCGTTCACCCAGACCGGGTCCCCAGGTCCATGTGTGTCCTAAGGACTTTCCATTGTATCCTGAAGGCAAAAGGGAAATCCTCGATGGATCCAGAGAAGTGGAGCTAATGGTCGAGCTCCACTTGAAGGTTTTCGTTTAGTCACAGTGtgaatggggagggagaggggagagtcgggaaggaggcagggctgtAGTGGGGAAGTCATTTAATCAGCAGTTTCCCCAGTGCTGGACGCCTGAACAGTAGTAGCATTTGAGTCAGCTGGTTTGGAAAAGGTCCCGAGGTTGAGCGAGCAGCGCGTTTCGTGAGGTCTGCGGTGCGGTTGTTAGGCGAGCGAGGGGTCGAGGATGCTGGGAACAACAGAGAAGGACCTCTCTGGGCGGGGAGGCAACGCAGGAATGTTAGGTGCTCGGCGTGCGCGGGATCTCCAGGCGCGGCGTGTGCGAGGTGCAGCCCCGCGCGTGGGCGTGGCGCTCGGAGCCAGGCTGGGTGGACGCAGGTGCCGGGGTTCCTCAGCCTAGGGGCCAGCAGAGGCCCGGGCCGCGTGCTGTCATCCAGCCGGAACGCGCGTGTAGAAGAGGGTCGGGTCCCGACGGTCCTGGGGAGCTGTCAGTGCCGACGCGGccagacagaagaggaggagaagaggttGAAAATGGTCAGGACGGCAGAGGCAAACCAGGGCGTGATGGTGCCCTAGCATCCAAGGGAGGAGAGGATTTCTCCAGTGGGAGCAAGTTCATGTCAACGGTGGTGACTCTTCGTCAGGCCCTGGGCCTCGCAGACCAGGGGGCACGGGTGGCTGAACCAGCTCTCCTGGGGGCCGTGTGGTCTGTACCACTCAAGACTGGAGGGGGGGGGCTTCCGGAACGGACCTGGAGTCAGGGGCCGTGGAGGAGGCAGAGGTGTCGGGGTGCAGCACAGGCATCAGGTGTGGCAAGAGGGGTCTGCAGGGTGACACCCAGAGCGATGGCCGGGCAGTGCTGGGGTGAGCTGCCCTGGGCCAGAGCCCGCGGCTCGCCGGGGAAGGCAGGCGGGGCTGGGCAGCTAGAGGCGGAAGCCTTTTGGGCCAGAAAACGGGGACGTCAGAGTTGAGAGGAGGCCTGCTTCGAAGTTAGGAGAACAGACCTAACCCTAGGCTGCATGTGGAATAGAACTGGGAAGCTTCTCCGTTTGGGGAGAAGCAGTGTGAGTGCAGGAAACGCTGGGGAGAGGCGGCTTCTTTAAGGAAAGAAGGTGAAGAGGCAGTGCTGTGCTCCTTGAGACGCACCCATCCATTGATAGAGTCCAGAGAGTGGACTGCCCTTTCCTCAGATTCTTCAGGAAGCACACACTTTTTTAATGCATTTAGTTGGTAGTTGCGTTTAGTTGACTGAAGCAGTATTTTACtaattaatataattcatttatatttaaggaaatCTACTTTGGAGAGTGTACAGATTCCAGTGATCATGACTCGGCCCAACGTAGGAATTCTGAGCCTGTTTCAGAAGATGATACACCTGAATTGCTGGATTGTTTTAGCTCGTCTGGAAAAAGTAAAGGAACTGGGACATGGGAGGAAAAGCTGCAACCGCACGAAGCCACCCAAGCTCTAAATACATTGGAAGTCAGTGAGGTGACAGCGGTTGGGTTTGGGACATTTACAGCAAACCTGAGAGAACCTGCAGCCACGTTCCCCTCCGCTCATGAGAAACACTGGACGCTGTCATCTGAGTTCGTGAGCAAGGGAGAAGAAGGCGTTTTGGATGAGGCAGGAAGACAAAGAGAGGTTCGGGAGATGGATGGGTCAGTGCAGACGGAGAAGACACGTCCTAAACCCACGGGCAGCGGGCGTGTTGAGAAGCTGTCGAGCAGCCTGGCTCTAGAGGAGGGCATGGCCCTCGGGACGTCAGACTCGTGTCATCCTCCCCTGGGCCCGTGGCCATCGAATGAGCCCAGCACGCCTGAAGGAAAAACCCTGGTGTCCAGAGTGATAGGATCCCCCAAATTAGAGGCGGCCAAGTGGACACTGACTGGTGGAGTCACTTCGGCATCAGGTCGTCTGTCCACTTCTGGTCATTTTCAGGCACTGTctggagaaatggagaaagaaagagaagcgGCGCGAGGGCTCCTTTCGGGAGACCCCTCTGCCCCAGGGGCAGCAGGGGCGGCGCTGGTTGCTGCAGCGCTCAGTCTGCGCGAGGCGTTGTCTTCCCCCGTGGCCTCGGGAGCCTCATCTCTCTGCGGTCACCCCCGGTCTCCCTCTGGGTTGGAGGATGACGCTGAGACATCTGTTCCTACTGAAGTAGGCCCTCCCGAACTGCATCGTTTGGAGCAGGCATCACAAGCTGCCACGTTCACCATGGTAGATGTACATTCTGAGCCCCCGGAGTGTTCCGTAGGAGAAGGCCAACTGGAGAACAGCTTACGTGCTCTGAGCCCAGTGTCGGGGGCTTCTGATTCTCACGGTCAGAGGGGCAGCGAGGTGGGGTGTACGACCCTGGTGAGGGGCATGAACGATATCTGCTCGCTCCTGCAGTCGGGATTCTTGGGAGCCGCCCAGGGCGGGCTGGGTGAGAGGCAAGGTCCGAGGGTCGAGCTCACGCCGAGTCGGTCAGATTTCACGTCGGCGGCAGGGCCTCAGTCTGGCTTGATCAGGAGTGGCTTTGGCTTTGGTAAAAGCACTTCGTGGCACCACAGTGATCTGTTACGGCGAAGGGGCGAAGAAAGGCTGGGACCTCAACCTGAACGTGAACAGGAGGCGGCGGCGTCCTCAGAAAGTAGAGGATCAGCGTCCAAGCCCGAAGGTGCTGGAGAGGATAACAGTCCTGCGGGGTTCAGGGCACCTGCGTCCTTGTTGCCTAACCAGGTGTCCGTTATCACCAAGCAGGCACGGCCTGAAGCCATGCAGGACGCACGATGGCAACCCTCGAGACTGTCTAGGAGGGAGCCCCCCTTAGTGACAGACGTTGATAATGGGGCTGGTCGGACGCCATCTGGAGCAAGATGTGGGGAGAGAGCGCACACAGCACCGAGAAGCAGGGAGGCGGCTGCTACAGAGAGCGCTGCCCCGGGACTTTCCTCCCCCTggagaaaatcagactttgaTTCTCCAGGGGGTTCTTTACCAGTAGAAAGTTCCCATTATCCCACAGGTAGTACATTATCTTTCTCTTCTGACAGCATCCTGGTCGCAAACCAAGACGTTGTGACGGAAGCCGCAGTGCAGGAAGAGGTGCAGAAGCAGAGCCTGTGTCTTCCCGCCACAAACGTGGACACGTCCGGGCTGGATGTGGAAGAACTTCCCGGCAGGGAGGTGACGCCGTCAAGAGGTTTTCCTGTTGGAGACACAGTCAGAGCCTCTGGGGAGGCCCTGGCCGTTACAGAGGACCCGTCTGTTGTACAGCACGGCCCAAAAGAGTGTCCGCAGCTGCTGTCTCACACTCCTGGGGGTGCTTCTCCTGAAGCTCTAGACACCACGGAGACTGCCTTTTCACCAGTGTTGGGCAGCAGAGATGAGGAGAAACATGCTGTCCCGCGGAGCAGCCTCCCTGGTGCCCTGTACTGCTACACGGGCATCCGTGAGGCAGGTGGAGGCGACACGGAGGTAGAAGAGGGTGACGCGCCGAGCTGCAGCGAGGGAGAGAACGATCCCGAAGCCGGGCTGGAGGACGGCCTGCAGAGTGCTGGCGGGGCCTCCGGAAGAGGCGTGGGGGCTGCCAGCGCCGGTGCGGCCGAGACCAGACCTTCCGTCGAGGTGGGGCGCCTGACCTCGGCTCTGCGGGACTGTAGCCTCAGCGCGCTCTCCGAGACAGACGGACTTTCCACGTCCGAGGTCGTGATGTTTCTTGAAAGTTGTCAgttaagagattatagttcagGGGACTCTGTTTCAGACTGTTCTAGCAAAGGAACCCTAAATAAAGGGATGAACAAGGAATCCAAGCAAAGTGAACCCTCAGGAGAAAAGTGCAGAAAGCAGCTGTGTGAAGAGGAAACACTAGAAACCTCTGAGGAGTGCGTCGGCTCCTCGGAGGAAGAGGACTGCCCGTTAAGGAGCATGGGGCAGCTTGCACAGTGCTCCTTGGAGACGCTGCCCGGGGTGCTCACCAGGATCCGCCAGGAGCTGCAGGCCGGCCGGGAGGACGCTGCTGGGAAGGATGCTGGTGAGTCACAGCTCTTAAGTGCACCTGACAGCGTGACGGCGGAGCGTGAGGAAGAGCAAGTTCTGCCTCTGGAAGCAGCCGGCTCCTCTTCACCCACGCCGACGGCCGGCGCGGACGCTCGGGGCCGTCCTCCCAGTAGCGGGGGCCCTGACCGTGGGAACACGCAGGGCAGAGCTGAGGGTCACGGGGACGCGAGCAGGCCGGTGGATGCTAAGGAAGAGGTCTCGTCAGAGCCCCCGGAGCCCTCGCCCCTGTGCGCTGCCCCGGGAGTGGGTTCGGGGGAAGTGGCGTTTCAGTGTCAGATCTCTACAGTGACCTCCGAGGTTATAAACGTGCTGGTAAATAAGGATCAGAATCTAGTCATTGAGAAAGGGGACAACTGGACCATCATCAACGGGGTAGCTCTCATGCCAGACGTGGACCAGGTTATCCTGTGTGACGCCCCTGAAGACGCCCCTGTTTCCCCGGATCCAGAAGGGCTGGCAGCTGGTTTCATTCCACTTCCTTCCGTGGAGAAGTCCCCAGAGACGGGTCACCCTGGCCCTCCTTCTCAGGAGCCCCAGTGTGGCAGTAGTGTGGCCGGAACCCAGAGCGATATTTCAAGCAGCGGTCAGAGTACTAACTTTGATAAAAGCCGTTTGCGGAATAGACCCGTTAAACCCAGCGTGAGGATTAGCTCTGAGATTTACGATCAGAACTTTGAGACTCAGACTGTTCCTTCTGATCACACTTATTATAATTCGAAACTAGAGCCACTGAGCAAAAATAAGAATCGATCAAAGATTTCAAACAgagatcaaacaaacaaacccgtAAAGCTGTTAGCGTCGAGCAGAGCGGAGACTACTCAGAGTGAAGTTTCTCCGTCATTTTCCGGAGAAAGAGGGAACGGAAAAACTCAGAGAAGTCAAACGCAGACCATCCTAGCCAGCGCCGACACGTCCACTCCTGCAGACTGCTGTGCGGACACGCTGAGTAAGATCCGGCAGGAGGTGGGCCCCCCCCTGCCCCCGCTGCTGGCTCCTCTGATAGCCACGCCTCCGAGGACTTCACAGCCAGCCTCTCCGCCGACGTCAAGTTCCAGCCCCTCCTCACCCGTCTCTCCCGGCGGCCCTGTCTCTCCACCATGTGCGATCCCGGTGTCGCCTATGGTGTCCCCCTTGCTGGAGGAGCCGGGGCACTCCTCTCCTCCACACGCGTCCCCGTCCCCGTCCACCGCCCCGGCCAGTGACAGGGTCTTGTCATCTCCTTTGCAGTTTTGTGCTGCGACCCCAAAGCACGCCGTCCCCGTGCCCGGCCGCCTGCCCCCGTTTGCCTCTGCCCATCCGGCGGTGGCAGCGCCCCAGGAGAATTCCGTGAAGATCCTGGACACCATGTACCCAGAGCTGTCCGCCAGGGCCCGCACCCTCAGCATCCTCAAAGGGAACATCCAGCTCACGCGAGGCCCGCCGGCCGACTCCAAGAACCTACCGGGGCCCGCCAGCGCCATCAGGGGCTTCAAAGCCATCACTTCAAGCTCAACCGCCTTTGTGAAAGCAGGGGGCAGCTCTGGTGGTGACTGCAAGCAGGATAAGTCGAGAGATCTGGGGCCTCCGCAGGATTCAGGTGGGAAAAGGGCACTGTCAGCGGCTACACCGAGGAGCGCCAAGAGGTTGCGCCTGGACAGCGGGTCCCCGGAGCCAGAGCCCCCCTCAGAGGGCGTCAGCAGGAGCCCCCAAAGGAACCCCTCCCAGGCTGCAGCTGTGAGGACAGAGGAGGAGGGGCGTCGTCTTCCGGCCGTCGGTACAGTCTCACAGTCACCCCTGAGCGCCAAGGAAACCGTGGAGTCCTACGACGGAGCCGTAGCGGAGGCCCTGAAGAAGATCGCAGAGTCGTCCTTTGACCTGTTACCTGTCATTCGTAGTCATGTGTATGTGGGAAACATCTCCAAAAAGCCTGTGATGCGAGATCAAGAGAAGGAAGTTGTTTATGAATTTAGCACAACAAAAAAGGTATGTGGCTCCTTTGCTCTGGGAGCATTAGGAATCGCACGTCCTGACACACAGGCCGCCTCCTGTCAGCGAAAGGGGAGGTGGCCCtgaacagaagtttattctcagAGGTGGGCAGTCGCCTGTGTAAACGTTAGGACTTAGGACCTGTACTTTATTTCTAGCCAGCATTTCATACATTTGAGAAGTGATAAGACGTTAGAGATTTGGTAATTTGTATTCaccaaatatcttaaaatttgaaaggaaaaaaaaaaaagcctgtcaGGACTTAAATTGCATATTTCCCATTGATGCTGGCATGCTTAAAAGCTCGAAATGATTTGCTTCAAAGCATCAAATTGCTATGTAATAGAgcctttcttttctgtgaatgGTATTATATACACACTAGAGAATTTTGGGAGTCAGAAAGGTAGTGTgtggccccccccgcccccccgccccgcccccctctTTTCTGTGAATGGTATTATATACACACTAGAGAATTTTGGGAGTCAGAAAGGTAGTGTgtggccccccccgcccccccgccccgctcccttGATGTAGGTCAGAAATCAAACAGGAACAGATGCTTAGTTTCAGGAAGGGGACTCGGGGAGGATTATGCAGATTTACCTACGTGATTTATTAAGACTTTCCTcggtttttattttctacatatttatgtTGATACTGGGTGGATGATTCCCAGTGTCCCTTGGATTATGCTTTATCGGTTATCTGTACATCCTTGGAATCACAatggtataaatatttatttttcttagattgcATTTCAGAAAGCACAAAGAGCAGTACAGGTAACTTTGGAAAGATGTTTATTTCCAAATGACTGAATGTATCAAATTATTTAATGCTCCTTTTCCTGGGTGAGGAAAACATTATCCAGTATTTTAAGATCTAAACAGGATAAATGTGTAGAGTACATTGGAGTTCAGAAAACAAGAATGGGAGTAGAATTCGAGTGGatttaatatacacacacagattaTTTTAGTAAAAACCAGAAAGTGGTCATTTGTAGGAGTGGTGGTAGCAACGGTAGGCATCCAGGTGTTCTGGGGCTCGTCCCCGGCCCCCGCAGCCCCGCGGAACCCCGGCCGCCGACAGGCGTGGGCTCTCTCCTCCCCGAGCCTCACGGCTTTCCCTGCTAAAGCAAGTTACCACGGTGGGTGTTGTCCTCTGCTTTCTCAGACAGGGCACCTTTTATCTTTCCAACTTTCCAAAAGGTACTTAATTTTGTAACTTTTAGCTGGTCTTTAGTAGGCTGAAGATAAGTATCAGTGTACATTGCCTTTtcgttttcgttttttttttcttcccacttcaGCCTTTAGCAGAGTGCTTGCTTCGCTCTATTCTCTCAGAACTGAAAATTCAGAAGATGTCTGTGGAGCACAATTACATCCACGCCCTCTGCAGAGTGTATGTGGGTATTTGTCGGCAGCTGGGAGACTTGGAAAGAGCTCGCTTGTTTTG
The Physeter macrocephalus isolate SW-GA chromosome 8, ASM283717v5, whole genome shotgun sequence genome window above contains:
- the ICE1 gene encoding little elongation complex subunit 1 isoform X3 — protein: MMPGETHSAAPGTAADLSRCQGCASLQQNLNEYVEALITLKQKIINTDNLLTEYQKKCDELQFARRENITLHHQVEQMLQKISPLQKCQEELGSLKAELEEKKSSLKLYQDTHQEYARVKEECLKTDAQKKKLEAKVKKLEEAAVKQTQDFKQLRNEKKILEKEFRKTQEKLDEFSKQKNEKELRHIGTQISSDSYGSIDKRKVKLLLKELWLCINTTHRLPGEGSRCVPEKPAEENPRSSESREDGVPRPAGGSPLRTSAVQTCLAELSMEIEGDFSACEDAGRERPGGAACRDDGVFKEDRNPEAVTQKNEDERADVSDHDHSFDEDLQAAVDFFKLPPPLLSPVPSPPLLSSPHLGAFPSSLSPEIYFGECTDSSDHDSAQRRNSEPVSEDDTPELLDCFSSSGKSKGTGTWEEKLQPHEATQALNTLEVSEVTAVGFGTFTANLREPAATFPSAHEKHWTLSSEFVSKGEEGVLDEAGRQREVREMDGSVQTEKTRPKPTGSGRVEKLSSSLALEEGMALGTSDSCHPPLGPWPSNEPSTPEGKTLVSRVIGSPKLEAAKWTLTGGVTSASGRLSTSGHFQALSGEMEKEREAARGLLSGDPSAPGAAGAALVAAALSLREALSSPVASGASSLCGHPRSPSGLEDDAETSVPTEVGPPELHRLEQASQAATFTMVDVHSEPPECSVGEGQLENSLRALSPVSGASDSHGQRGSEVGCTTLVRGMNDICSLLQSGFLGAAQGGLGERQGPRVELTPSRSDFTSAAGPQSGLIRSGFGFGKSTSWHHSDLLRRRGEERLGPQPEREQEAAASSESRGSASKPEGAGEDNSPAGFRAPASLLPNQVSVITKQARPEAMQDARWQPSRLSRREPPLVTDVDNGAGRTPSGARCGERAHTAPRSREAAATESAAPGLSSPWRKSDFDSPGGSLPVESSHYPTGSTLSFSSDSILVANQDVVTEAAVQEEVQKQSLCLPATNVDTSGLDVEELPGREVTPSRGFPVGDTVRASGEALAVTEDPSVVQHGPKECPQLLSHTPGGASPEALDTTETAFSPVLGSRDEEKHAVPRSSLPGALYCYTGIREAGGGDTEVEEGDAPSCSEGENDPEAGLEDGLQSAGGASGRGVGAASAGAAETRPSVEVGRLTSALRDCSLSALSETDGLSTSEVVMFLESCQLRDYSSGDSVSDCSSKGTLNKGMNKESKQSEPSGEKCRKQLCEEETLETSEECVGSSEEEDCPLRSMGQLAQCSLETLPGVLTRIRQELQAGREDAAGKDAGESQLLSAPDSVTAEREEEQVLPLEAAGSSSPTPTAGADARGRPPSSGGPDRGNTQGRAEGHGDASRPVDAKEEVSSEPPEPSPLCAAPGVGSGEVAFQCQISTVTSEVINVLVNKDQNLVIEKGDNWTIINGVALMPDVDQVILCDAPEDAPVSPDPEGLAAGFIPLPSVEKSPETGHPGPPSQEPQCGSSVAGTQSDISSSGQSTNFDKSRLRNRPVKPSVRISSEIYDQNFETQTVPSDHTYYNSKLEPLSKNKNRSKISNRDQTNKPVKLLASSRAETTQSEVSPSFSGERGNGKTQRSQTQTILASADTSTPADCCADTLSKIRQEVGPPLPPLLAPLIATPPRTSQPASPPTSSSSPSSPVSPGGPVSPPCAIPVSPMVSPLLEEPGHSSPPHASPSPSTAPASDRVLSSPLQFCAATPKHAVPVPGRLPPFASAHPAVAAPQENSVKILDTMYPELSARARTLSILKGNIQLTRGPPADSKNLPGPASAIRGFKAITSSSTAFVKAGGSSGGDCKQDKSRDLGPPQDSGGKRALSAATPRSAKRLRLDSGSPEPEPPSEGVSRSPQRNPSQAAAVRTEEEGRRLPAVGTVSQSPLSAKETVESYDGAVAEALKKIAESSFDLLPVIRSHVYVGNISKKPVMRDQEKEVVYEFSTTKKPLAECLLRSILSELKIQKMSVEHNYIHALCRVYVGICRQLGDLERARLFCYSLLKEDFPESEKLTLFIANMWHDIFISQSVINKAMQLVARQRAKGEVLNCLRAFLNWEKNAPADVGFMVSKLLLTIQLCPKTEFQSSERFGEDLSDNTWEYVCAIDLLCCHQKWIWTHDNIISKELWPVMDKWIKYRKGHANIAYTPDIIIASILRLIGRLGQLGLKEGFPSAVKNISAVIGMFIQHAQDEDIPWGIQLAAVYALCDLSPSNPAEISKILEAWRTETSHRVPSAVLSSLEEVSALCAEERG
- the ICE1 gene encoding little elongation complex subunit 1 isoform X4, whose translation is MESHQDRKGLLSPFSAKTSGTTGGFRARYRWQRAVIIKKRFWWLWVLECRWEKLRFKQEDRDLNVSRNCGQNLNEYVEALITLKQKIINTDNLLTEYQKKCDELQFARRENITLHHQVEQMLQKISPLQKCQEELGSLKAELEEKKSSLKLYQDTHQEYARVKEECLKTDAQKKKLEAKVKKLEEAAVKQTQDFKQLRNEKKILEKEFRKTQEKLDEFSKQKNEKELRHIGTQISSDSYGSIDKRKVKLLLKELWLCINTTHRLPGEGSRCVPEKPAEENPRSSESREDGVPRPAGGSPLRTSAVQTCLAELSMEIEGDFSACEDAGRERPGGAACRDDGVFKEDRNPEAVTQKNEDERADVSDHDHSFDEDLQAAVDFFKLPPPLLSPVPSPPLLSSPHLGAFPSSLSPEIYFGECTDSSDHDSAQRRNSEPVSEDDTPELLDCFSSSGKSKGTGTWEEKLQPHEATQALNTLEVSEVTAVGFGTFTANLREPAATFPSAHEKHWTLSSEFVSKGEEGVLDEAGRQREVREMDGSVQTEKTRPKPTGSGRVEKLSSSLALEEGMALGTSDSCHPPLGPWPSNEPSTPEGKTLVSRVIGSPKLEAAKWTLTGGVTSASGRLSTSGHFQALSGEMEKEREAARGLLSGDPSAPGAAGAALVAAALSLREALSSPVASGASSLCGHPRSPSGLEDDAETSVPTEVGPPELHRLEQASQAATFTMVDVHSEPPECSVGEGQLENSLRALSPVSGASDSHGQRGSEVGCTTLVRGMNDICSLLQSGFLGAAQGGLGERQGPRVELTPSRSDFTSAAGPQSGLIRSGFGFGKSTSWHHSDLLRRRGEERLGPQPEREQEAAASSESRGSASKPEGAGEDNSPAGFRAPASLLPNQVSVITKQARPEAMQDARWQPSRLSRREPPLVTDVDNGAGRTPSGARCGERAHTAPRSREAAATESAAPGLSSPWRKSDFDSPGGSLPVESSHYPTGSTLSFSSDSILVANQDVVTEAAVQEEVQKQSLCLPATNVDTSGLDVEELPGREVTPSRGFPVGDTVRASGEALAVTEDPSVVQHGPKECPQLLSHTPGGASPEALDTTETAFSPVLGSRDEEKHAVPRSSLPGALYCYTGIREAGGGDTEVEEGDAPSCSEGENDPEAGLEDGLQSAGGASGRGVGAASAGAAETRPSVEVGRLTSALRDCSLSALSETDGLSTSEVVMFLESCQLRDYSSGDSVSDCSSKGTLNKGMNKESKQSEPSGEKCRKQLCEEETLETSEECVGSSEEEDCPLRSMGQLAQCSLETLPGVLTRIRQELQAGREDAAGKDAGESQLLSAPDSVTAEREEEQVLPLEAAGSSSPTPTAGADARGRPPSSGGPDRGNTQGRAEGHGDASRPVDAKEEVSSEPPEPSPLCAAPGVGSGEVAFQCQISTVTSEVINVLVNKDQNLVIEKGDNWTIINGVALMPDVDQVILCDAPEDAPVSPDPEGLAAGFIPLPSVEKSPETGHPGPPSQEPQCGSSVAGTQSDISSSGQSTNFDKSRLRNRPVKPSVRISSEIYDQNFETQTVPSDHTYYNSKLEPLSKNKNRSKISNRDQTNKPVKLLASSRAETTQSEVSPSFSGERGNGKTQRSQTQTILASADTSTPADCCADTLSKIRQEVGPPLPPLLAPLIATPPRTSQPASPPTSSSSPSSPVSPGGPVSPPCAIPVSPMVSPLLEEPGHSSPPHASPSPSTAPASDRVLSSPLQFCAATPKHAVPVPGRLPPFASAHPAVAAPQENSVKILDTMYPELSARARTLSILKGNIQLTRGPPADSKNLPGPASAIRGFKAITSSSTAFVKAGGSSGGDCKQDKSRDLGPPQDSGGKRALSAATPRSAKRLRLDSGSPEPEPPSEGVSRSPQRNPSQAAAVRTEEEGRRLPAVGTVSQSPLSAKETVESYDGAVAEALKKIAESSFDLLPVIRSHVYVGNISKKPVMRDQEKEVVYEFSTTKKPLAECLLRSILSELKIQKMSVEHNYIHALCRVYVGICRQLGDLERARLFCYSLLKEDFPESEKLTLFIANMWHDIFISQSVINKAMQLVARQRAKGEVLNCLRAFLNWEKNAPADVGFMVSKLLLTIQLCPKTEFQSSERFGEDLSDNTWEYVCAIDLLCCHQKWIWTHDNIISKELWPVMDKWIKYRKGHANIAYTPDIIIASILRLIEMRLMGLGHI
- the ICE1 gene encoding little elongation complex subunit 1 isoform X2, with the translated sequence MESHQDRKGLLSPFSAKTSGTTGGFRARYRWQRAVIIKKRFWWLWVLECRWEKLRFKQEDRDLNVSRNCGQNLNEYVEALITLKQKIINTDNLLTEYQKKCDELQFARRENITLHHQVEQMLQKISPLQKCQEELGSLKAELEEKKSSLKLYQDTHQEYARVKEECLKTDAQKKKLEAKVKKLEEAAVKQTQDFKQLRNEKKILEKEFRKTQEKLDEFSKQKNEKELRHIGTQISSDSYGSIDKRKVKLLLKELWLCINTTHRLPGEGSRCVPEKPAEENPRSSESREDGVPRPAGGSPLRTSAVQTCLAELSMEIEGDFSACEDAGRERPGGAACRDDGVFKEDRNPEAVTQKNEDERADVSDHDHSFDEDLQAAVDFFKLPPPLLSPVPSPPLLSSPHLGAFPSSLSPEIYFGECTDSSDHDSAQRRNSEPVSEDDTPELLDCFSSSGKSKGTGTWEEKLQPHEATQALNTLEVSEVTAVGFGTFTANLREPAATFPSAHEKHWTLSSEFVSKGEEGVLDEAGRQREVREMDGSVQTEKTRPKPTGSGRVEKLSSSLALEEGMALGTSDSCHPPLGPWPSNEPSTPEGKTLVSRVIGSPKLEAAKWTLTGGVTSASGRLSTSGHFQALSGEMEKEREAARGLLSGDPSAPGAAGAALVAAALSLREALSSPVASGASSLCGHPRSPSGLEDDAETSVPTEVGPPELHRLEQASQAATFTMVDVHSEPPECSVGEGQLENSLRALSPVSGASDSHGQRGSEVGCTTLVRGMNDICSLLQSGFLGAAQGGLGERQGPRVELTPSRSDFTSAAGPQSGLIRSGFGFGKSTSWHHSDLLRRRGEERLGPQPEREQEAAASSESRGSASKPEGAGEDNSPAGFRAPASLLPNQVSVITKQARPEAMQDARWQPSRLSRREPPLVTDVDNGAGRTPSGARCGERAHTAPRSREAAATESAAPGLSSPWRKSDFDSPGGSLPVESSHYPTGSTLSFSSDSILVANQDVVTEAAVQEEVQKQSLCLPATNVDTSGLDVEELPGREVTPSRGFPVGDTVRASGEALAVTEDPSVVQHGPKECPQLLSHTPGGASPEALDTTETAFSPVLGSRDEEKHAVPRSSLPGALYCYTGIREAGGGDTEVEEGDAPSCSEGENDPEAGLEDGLQSAGGASGRGVGAASAGAAETRPSVEVGRLTSALRDCSLSALSETDGLSTSEVVMFLESCQLRDYSSGDSVSDCSSKGTLNKGMNKESKQSEPSGEKCRKQLCEEETLETSEECVGSSEEEDCPLRSMGQLAQCSLETLPGVLTRIRQELQAGREDAAGKDAGESQLLSAPDSVTAEREEEQVLPLEAAGSSSPTPTAGADARGRPPSSGGPDRGNTQGRAEGHGDASRPVDAKEEVSSEPPEPSPLCAAPGVGSGEVAFQCQISTVTSEVINVLVNKDQNLVIEKGDNWTIINGVALMPDVDQVILCDAPEDAPVSPDPEGLAAGFIPLPSVEKSPETGHPGPPSQEPQCGSSVAGTQSDISSSGQSTNFDKSRLRNRPVKPSVRISSEIYDQNFETQTVPSDHTYYNSKLEPLSKNKNRSKISNRDQTNKPVKLLASSRAETTQSEVSPSFSGERGNGKTQRSQTQTILASADTSTPADCCADTLSKIRQEVGPPLPPLLAPLIATPPRTSQPASPPTSSSSPSSPVSPGGPVSPPCAIPVSPMVSPLLEEPGHSSPPHASPSPSTAPASDRVLSSPLQFCAATPKHAVPVPGRLPPFASAHPAVAAPQENSVKILDTMYPELSARARTLSILKGNIQLTRGPPADSKNLPGPASAIRGFKAITSSSTAFVKAGGSSGGDCKQDKSRDLGPPQDSGGKRALSAATPRSAKRLRLDSGSPEPEPPSEGVSRSPQRNPSQAAAVRTEEEGRRLPAVGTVSQSPLSAKETVESYDGAVAEALKKIAESSFDLLPVIRSHVYVGNISKKPVMRDQEKEVVYEFSTTKKPLAECLLRSILSELKIQKMSVEHNYIHALCRVYVGICRQLGDLERARLFCYSLLKEDFPESEKLTLFIANMWHDIFISQSVINKAMQLVARQRAKGEVLNCLRAFLNWEKNAPADVGFMVSKLLLTIQLCPKTEFQSSERFGEDLSDNTWEYVCAIDLLCCHQKWIWTHDNIISKELWPVMDKWIKYRKGHANIAYTPDIIIASILRLIGRLGQLGLKEGFPSAVKNISAVIGMFIQHAQDEVVATRPVGRRIPKEEETLIVLVLAFCLRNCRYYLHAALCPPTSDSTSAACRGPAEVVS